A genomic segment from Neobacillus sp. YX16 encodes:
- a CDS encoding Nif3-like dinuclear metal center hexameric protein — protein MTVTVKNVIDLLMEPVERLQNTVDTLKWGNPDMEVKGIVTAFMPTYQVIQQAIAMGANLLITHEGLFYSHHDNTDAIENDLVYQEKRRLIEESGIAIFRLHDYIHRYRPDGITAGLIQALEWQSYVEKHQTAASVLSLPSMSVREIAEYIKRRLDISFVRVVGNVSLRCTRIGLLAGYRGGGNLSIPLFEKEKLDLIIYGEGPEWETPEYVRDAIHQGKQKALIVLGHSESEESGMKNLADWLKSTLPYLPVFYIPEKPLFQVI, from the coding sequence ATGACGGTAACTGTTAAAAATGTAATTGATCTATTAATGGAACCAGTCGAGAGGCTTCAAAACACGGTGGACACCCTAAAGTGGGGGAATCCAGATATGGAAGTCAAAGGTATTGTCACTGCTTTTATGCCAACATATCAAGTGATACAGCAGGCAATAGCCATGGGGGCAAATCTGCTCATCACCCATGAAGGTTTATTTTATAGCCACCATGATAATACAGATGCGATAGAAAATGACTTGGTCTATCAAGAAAAGCGCAGACTTATCGAAGAGTCTGGAATTGCCATTTTTCGACTTCATGATTATATACATCGATATCGGCCTGACGGCATAACAGCAGGATTAATTCAAGCTTTGGAATGGCAGTCCTATGTAGAAAAACATCAGACGGCTGCATCTGTTCTTTCTCTCCCATCAATGTCCGTAAGGGAAATTGCTGAATACATTAAAAGGAGGCTGGACATTAGCTTTGTTAGAGTTGTAGGAAATGTATCTTTACGATGCACGCGAATCGGGTTGTTAGCAGGATATAGAGGCGGAGGTAATTTGTCCATTCCGCTATTTGAAAAGGAAAAACTTGATTTAATAATTTATGGTGAAGGACCAGAATGGGAAACGCCAGAGTATGTTCGAGATGCTATACACCAAGGAAAGCAAAAGGCTTTAATTGTCCTGGGGCATTCTGAAAGTGAAGAATCTGGAATGAAGAATTTAGCTGATTGGCTGAAATCAACATTACCTTATCTTCCAGTTTTTTATATTCCGGAAAAACCATTATTTCAAGTAATTTAA
- the uxuA gene encoding mannonate dehydratase, with product MKMAFRWYGEGNDSVTLHQIKQIPGVKTIVWALHNMLAGEEWPMEKILEVKRQVDPYGFNIDVVESVNVHEDIKLGLPSRDKYIENYKRTIEKLAKVGVKVICYNFMPVFDWIRTDLFKEHGDGSTSLFYEKSKVDDIDPMELVNRIANNRDYTMPGWEPERLENLTKLFDAYRDVSVEDLFNNLQYFLEAIIPVCEENDIKMAIHPDDPPWPIFGLPRIITNQENIRRVLKLVNSPYNGITLCSGALGANPNNDIVDMVREFADRIPFAHVRNVKVYENGDFIETSHRSQDGTVDMVGIMKAYHESGFNGYIRPDHGRHIWDEKCRPGYGLYDRALGIMYLLGIWDSLEQ from the coding sequence ATGAAAATGGCTTTTAGATGGTATGGTGAGGGAAATGATTCTGTTACCCTTCACCAAATCAAACAAATTCCTGGAGTCAAAACGATCGTCTGGGCACTTCATAATATGCTGGCTGGAGAAGAATGGCCAATGGAGAAAATTCTTGAAGTTAAGCGGCAAGTTGATCCATACGGATTTAATATCGATGTGGTTGAAAGTGTCAATGTTCACGAAGATATTAAATTAGGCCTTCCTTCAAGAGATAAATATATAGAGAACTATAAAAGAACCATTGAAAAACTGGCAAAGGTAGGGGTAAAAGTAATCTGCTATAATTTTATGCCCGTATTTGACTGGATTAGGACAGATTTATTTAAAGAACATGGTGATGGATCCACTTCCTTGTTTTATGAAAAGTCTAAGGTAGATGACATCGATCCAATGGAATTAGTGAATAGGATAGCAAATAATCGCGACTATACTATGCCAGGCTGGGAGCCGGAGCGCTTAGAAAATCTTACTAAGCTATTTGATGCCTATAGGGACGTATCAGTAGAAGATTTATTTAACAATTTGCAGTATTTTTTAGAAGCAATTATTCCAGTATGTGAAGAGAATGACATCAAAATGGCTATACATCCGGATGATCCACCATGGCCAATTTTTGGATTGCCCCGTATTATTACGAATCAGGAGAACATAAGACGAGTTTTAAAGCTTGTTAACAGTCCTTATAATGGGATAACACTTTGCAGTGGTGCTTTAGGTGCTAATCCAAACAACGATATCGTTGATATGGTAAGAGAATTTGCCGATCGCATACCTTTTGCCCATGTTCGTAATGTAAAAGTCTATGAAAATGGTGATTTTATTGAAACATCCCATCGCAGTCAGGATGGAACAGTGGATATGGTCGGTATCATGAAAGCTTATCATGAAAGCGGATTTAACGGATATATAAGACCAGATCATGGAAGGCATATTTGGGACGAAAAATGCCGCCCAGGCTATGGGTTATATGATCGAGCCCTTGGAATCATGTATCTTTTAGGGATTTGGGATTCATTGGAGCAGTAA
- a CDS encoding Gfo/Idh/MocA family oxidoreductase encodes MINVAIIGVGAIATAHIKAYEQFHDRCKIVAICDIYPEKAEKMAANFNLDVEVYSDYREMLKISDIQLVSVCTPPYTHAELAIACLHAGKHVVVEKPMASSLEECDAMNLAQKSSGKILSIISQNRFTNPMMKLKAVLDTKLMGPIVHTQVDSFWWRGHCYYDLWWRGTWEKEGGGCTLNHAVHHIDIFHWMNGMPAEVTAVATNTSHDNAEVEDLSIAICRYPNGSLAQITSSVVHHGEEQQLIFQGKNARVSVPWKVKASKSQPNGFPVKDEELESKLNEAYEQVKNLEFEGHAAQVEDVLSAIEGKRKVLVDGIEGRKTVELITAIYQSASLGQNVKLPLNENSPFYTREGVLNNAVHFYVKQKHVENFTENPITLGGNY; translated from the coding sequence ATGATCAATGTTGCGATAATTGGTGTAGGAGCGATTGCAACTGCACATATAAAAGCCTATGAGCAATTTCATGATAGATGTAAGATTGTCGCTATCTGCGACATTTATCCGGAAAAAGCTGAAAAAATGGCAGCTAATTTTAACCTCGATGTTGAAGTTTACAGCGATTATAGAGAGATGTTAAAGATTTCCGACATCCAGTTAGTGTCAGTTTGTACTCCTCCTTATACTCATGCAGAACTAGCGATTGCTTGTCTTCATGCAGGGAAACATGTTGTTGTAGAAAAACCAATGGCTTCTTCTTTAGAAGAATGTGATGCTATGAATCTAGCACAAAAAAGCAGTGGGAAGATTTTATCAATTATTTCTCAGAACCGCTTTACCAATCCAATGATGAAGCTAAAGGCTGTCCTTGATACAAAACTTATGGGACCGATTGTTCATACACAGGTAGATTCGTTCTGGTGGAGAGGACATTGTTATTACGATTTATGGTGGCGTGGAACATGGGAAAAAGAAGGGGGCGGATGTACTTTAAATCATGCTGTGCATCATATTGATATTTTCCACTGGATGAATGGAATGCCAGCTGAAGTAACTGCCGTCGCAACAAATACCTCCCATGATAATGCTGAGGTTGAGGACTTATCCATAGCCATTTGCCGTTATCCAAATGGAAGTTTAGCGCAAATAACAAGCTCTGTTGTCCACCATGGTGAAGAACAGCAATTGATTTTCCAAGGGAAAAATGCCCGTGTGTCTGTACCATGGAAAGTGAAAGCATCCAAATCCCAACCGAATGGTTTTCCTGTAAAGGATGAGGAGCTAGAGTCCAAGCTGAATGAAGCTTATGAACAAGTAAAAAATCTCGAGTTTGAGGGTCATGCAGCACAAGTTGAGGATGTATTATCCGCAATTGAAGGGAAAAGGAAAGTTCTTGTTGATGGCATTGAAGGAAGAAAAACCGTGGAATTAATAACAGCTATCTATCAATCTGCTAGTCTAGGACAAAATGTAAAGCTGCCGCTAAATGAAAACAGCCCTTTTTACACTAGAGAGGGTGTCTTAAATAATGCTGTTCATTTTTATGTAAAACAGAAGCATGTGGAGAACTTTACAGAAAATCCGATCACACTCGGCGGAAATTATTAA
- a CDS encoding Gfo/Idh/MocA family oxidoreductase translates to MDRTDGMNYAPKGLVKTVVVEPGVFKFAAIGLDHGHIYGMCNGLIEAGGQLVAVYDPDPKKVEGFKKRYPEVEVAFSEEEILTNPEIKLVASANIPCDRGPLGLRVLDHGKHYFTDKPAFTTMDQVKRARQKVAETGLRWGIYYGERLHSESSIFAGQLIEEGAIGRVIQVIGTGPHRANPKSRPDWFFDPEYYGGILCDIGSHQIEQFLHFAGAKDAKVLHSKIGNYHFKQYPKFQDFGDATLVADNGATFYFRVDWFTPDGLGTWGDGRVTILGTDGYIEVRKYIDIARDSRGDQLYLVNHQGEKHYQLSGKVGCPFFGEFILDCLNGTENAMTQEHTFRAAELCIEAQEKAIWVETAEHSSPSV, encoded by the coding sequence ATGGACAGAACTGATGGAATGAATTATGCACCCAAAGGATTGGTGAAAACTGTAGTTGTTGAACCAGGAGTATTTAAATTTGCGGCAATTGGTCTTGACCATGGTCATATATACGGGATGTGTAATGGCTTAATAGAAGCAGGCGGTCAATTAGTTGCGGTTTATGATCCAGATCCAAAAAAAGTGGAAGGATTTAAAAAAAGATATCCTGAAGTTGAGGTTGCCTTTTCTGAAGAAGAAATTCTAACCAATCCGGAAATTAAGCTTGTTGCCAGTGCAAATATTCCATGTGACCGCGGACCATTGGGTCTTCGCGTACTCGATCATGGAAAACATTATTTTACTGATAAGCCTGCGTTTACGACAATGGATCAGGTGAAAAGGGCGAGACAAAAGGTAGCTGAGACCGGTTTAAGATGGGGAATTTATTACGGTGAACGTTTGCACTCCGAAAGCTCCATTTTTGCTGGTCAATTGATCGAGGAGGGAGCGATTGGCAGAGTCATTCAAGTCATTGGTACTGGCCCGCATCGTGCCAACCCTAAGAGCAGGCCGGATTGGTTTTTTGATCCCGAATATTATGGTGGAATTCTTTGCGATATTGGAAGTCATCAAATTGAACAGTTTTTACACTTTGCCGGTGCCAAGGATGCAAAGGTGCTGCATAGTAAGATAGGAAATTATCATTTCAAACAATATCCAAAGTTCCAGGACTTTGGGGATGCGACACTGGTCGCTGATAATGGTGCAACCTTCTACTTTCGTGTCGATTGGTTTACACCAGATGGTCTTGGGACATGGGGAGATGGACGTGTCACCATCTTAGGAACGGATGGCTATATTGAAGTTCGGAAGTATATTGATATTGCCAGGGATTCTCGTGGTGATCAATTATATTTGGTCAATCATCAAGGAGAAAAACATTATCAATTATCTGGAAAAGTCGGCTGTCCATTCTTTGGTGAATTTATCCTTGACTGCTTGAATGGGACTGAAAATGCGATGACACAAGAGCATACCTTTAGAGCTGCGGAATTATGTATTGAAGCACAGGAAAAAGCAATCTGGGTTGAAACAGCTGAGCACTCCTCTCCTTCTGTTTAA
- a CDS encoding alpha-glucuronidase family glycosyl hydrolase: protein MKSIVENISQNTTDLFKVEHKESYAAWLQYKNIEDQTLVNEYKQWCGRISILGASAVIESAKKELLLGISSMLEIEPDCSSEPMQASLVLAAKASIVDLVDVDFDQLNDDGYVIKTVTSGGKDTIFLVGKNDSGVLYATFHLLRLMQNRENLQQLDILENPKNQLRMLNQWDNMDGSIERGYAGNSIFYKENEFSDELNRIEDYARLLSSVGINGIAINNVNVHKVETDLITSILLPKVAEVAGIFRAYGISTFLSVNYASTITIGNLSTADPLDSKVRQWWKDKAEEIYSYIPNFGGFLVKADSEHRPGPFTYGRNHADGANMLAEALEPFNGIVLWRCFVYNCLQDWRDRSTDRARAAYDHFRPLDGQFHDNVILQIKNGPMDFQVREGVSPLFGAMENTNQMLEFQVTQEYTGQQRHLCYLVPQWKEVLDFDTYAKGKGSEVKKVVDGSLFQYKYSGITAVSNIGNDYNWTGHTLAQANLYGFGRLTWDPDLSAETITEEWIGQTFGQDELVKELISKMLLKSWSIYEKYTSPLGVGWMVNPHHHYGPNVDGYEYDVWGTYHFADWKGIGVDRTVKTGTGYTSQYFKENTERYENIETCPDELLLFFHHVPYTHKLKSGVTVIQHIYNTHFEGVKEAEGLVKSWLQLKDKIDRERFDDILTRLQEQANHSKEWRDIINTYFYRKSGIKEEQNRKIY from the coding sequence ATGAAGAGCATTGTTGAGAATATTTCACAAAATACGACTGATTTGTTCAAGGTAGAACACAAAGAAAGTTATGCTGCCTGGCTTCAGTATAAAAATATTGAGGATCAAACATTAGTAAATGAATATAAACAATGGTGTGGCCGCATTAGTATTCTAGGAGCTTCTGCAGTCATTGAGTCTGCTAAGAAAGAACTTTTACTCGGCATTTCTTCTATGTTGGAAATTGAGCCAGATTGTAGTTCTGAACCAATGCAAGCTAGTCTTGTGTTAGCTGCAAAAGCTTCTATTGTTGATTTAGTGGATGTTGATTTTGATCAATTAAATGATGACGGATATGTTATCAAAACTGTTACATCTGGGGGAAAGGATACTATTTTCCTAGTGGGGAAAAACGATTCAGGTGTCTTATATGCTACTTTTCATCTATTACGCTTAATGCAAAACAGGGAAAACCTACAACAGCTGGATATCCTTGAGAATCCTAAAAATCAATTACGAATGCTTAATCAATGGGATAATATGGATGGAAGTATTGAACGCGGCTATGCAGGCAACTCGATTTTTTATAAAGAAAATGAATTCTCTGATGAACTTAATAGAATTGAAGACTATGCAAGACTTCTTTCTTCAGTAGGGATTAATGGAATTGCGATCAATAATGTAAATGTTCACAAGGTTGAAACAGATTTAATTACAAGCATCTTGCTGCCTAAAGTCGCAGAAGTAGCCGGAATTTTTAGGGCGTATGGAATCAGCACCTTCCTTAGCGTGAACTATGCAAGTACAATCACAATTGGAAATTTATCCACAGCAGACCCACTCGATTCTAAGGTTAGACAATGGTGGAAAGATAAGGCTGAAGAAATTTACAGCTATATTCCTAATTTTGGTGGATTCCTAGTCAAAGCCGATTCAGAACACCGCCCTGGACCTTTTACATATGGCAGAAACCATGCGGACGGTGCAAACATGCTTGCAGAAGCGCTCGAGCCTTTTAATGGAATTGTTCTTTGGAGATGTTTCGTTTATAACTGCCTTCAGGATTGGCGTGACCGCTCTACGGATCGAGCAAGAGCTGCCTATGACCATTTTAGACCATTAGATGGTCAGTTCCATGACAATGTTATTTTACAAATTAAGAATGGTCCAATGGATTTCCAAGTACGTGAAGGTGTTTCGCCGTTATTTGGTGCAATGGAAAACACCAATCAAATGTTGGAATTCCAAGTTACACAAGAATATACAGGACAACAAAGACATCTTTGCTACCTGGTTCCACAATGGAAGGAAGTCCTTGATTTTGATACGTATGCAAAAGGTAAAGGCTCAGAAGTCAAAAAGGTTGTCGATGGATCCCTGTTCCAATACAAGTATAGCGGGATTACTGCCGTATCCAATATCGGTAATGATTATAATTGGACTGGACATACTCTTGCACAGGCAAATCTTTACGGTTTTGGTCGCTTAACATGGGACCCGGATCTTTCAGCTGAAACAATCACAGAAGAATGGATTGGGCAAACCTTCGGCCAGGATGAATTGGTCAAAGAACTGATTAGTAAGATGCTGTTAAAATCATGGAGTATTTATGAAAAATATACGTCACCACTTGGTGTAGGCTGGATGGTAAACCCACATCATCATTACGGACCAAATGTGGATGGGTATGAATATGACGTTTGGGGAACGTACCACTTTGCGGATTGGAAAGGAATTGGGGTGGACCGGACTGTAAAAACGGGTACCGGCTACACCTCTCAGTATTTTAAAGAAAATACTGAGAGGTATGAAAATATTGAAACATGTCCAGATGAACTGCTGTTATTTTTCCATCATGTACCATACACACATAAGCTTAAATCAGGTGTAACGGTCATCCAGCATATTTACAACACTCATTTTGAAGGGGTTAAAGAGGCTGAGGGGTTGGTTAAATCCTGGTTACAGCTTAAGGATAAGATTGATCGGGAGCGCTTCGATGATATTTTAACTAGATTACAAGAACAAGCAAACCATTCAAAGGAATGGCGGGATATTATCAATACCTATTTTTATAGGAAATCAGGAATAAAGGAAGAGCAAAACAGAAAAATCTATTAA
- a CDS encoding YesL family protein, with protein sequence MNQKNAFGEGILFGVTNHIYALFMTNIYFMLSNIICLFFFMTLEPAFSNITIYFLALIPTGPTISALFYSIGKLIREKELSPLNDFFHGYKINFKDTMKFWLPLLVVLYILIVDLHYFNSNLSTINNVLSVVFLIGIILIMIISINAFLISAGYKFRLKDIWKLSVYYSFMKVKITFGNISIVIITLFLLLITSNFLILFIASLICYAFMLNSKGLLEDIQLRFCDSQKSPS encoded by the coding sequence ATGAATCAAAAAAATGCATTTGGAGAAGGGATCTTATTCGGTGTAACAAATCATATCTATGCCCTTTTTATGACCAATATTTATTTTATGCTAAGTAATATCATTTGTTTATTTTTTTTCATGACATTAGAACCTGCTTTTTCAAATATCACGATTTACTTTCTGGCACTTATACCGACAGGACCTACGATTTCAGCACTATTCTACTCAATTGGAAAATTGATTCGTGAAAAAGAACTTTCTCCATTAAATGACTTTTTTCACGGATATAAAATAAATTTTAAAGACACTATGAAATTTTGGCTGCCTTTGCTTGTAGTCTTGTATATTTTAATCGTTGACTTACACTATTTTAATTCAAATCTCTCAACAATTAACAATGTATTATCGGTAGTTTTTTTAATTGGGATTATTTTGATTATGATTATATCAATAAACGCATTTTTGATTAGTGCAGGCTATAAATTTCGACTAAAGGATATTTGGAAATTGTCCGTTTATTATAGTTTCATGAAGGTGAAAATTACCTTTGGAAATATTAGTATTGTTATTATTACTTTGTTTCTACTGTTAATAACATCTAATTTTTTAATCTTATTTATTGCTAGTCTCATTTGCTATGCATTTATGCTAAATAGCAAAGGATTACTTGAAGATATTCAGTTGAGATTTTGTGATTCACAAAAAAGTCCGAGTTAA
- a CDS encoding extracellular solute-binding protein codes for MAKVLKKLVFLVAIVTAIGSLLGACSSKESSTSSKDSSSSKVEGVAMKDYEVGKTFKAKEPVTFSTMYQDAAWYAHKEDWLLWSEITKRTNVSFEKTIVPMSDYNQKRSLLISSGDAPLIIPKTYPGQETPFVASGAILPISDYVEHMPNFLDKVEKWDLQAEIDNLRQADGKYYLLPGLHEEVWPDYTLAVRTDIFEKNNIAIPKTWDEFETALKKLKEIYPDVTPFSDRWSTTGNGGALGALLNYAAASFGTVGGFGTQNYITFDQDKEKFVYAGATKEYKEMLTYFNELIEKGLMDKESLSQTDETAKQKFVSGKSFVISTNSQELVVMRDTMNKELGEGNFSIAKIPVPGGPEGQVMAGSRLENGIMINAKAKDDPNFIALLQFVDWLWYSDEGQELAKWGVEGTTYTKENGKRVLTSDINFLGLNPAGKKDLRVDFGMGTGTFAYGGTTDLLQSTMSEEEVKFQDEMHATKKAAPVNPPYPMEALDQEQATLLATPLMDTVRQNTAEFILGSRPLSEWDAYVSELNAKGMDKYLDLVNKAYKDYQKTMKK; via the coding sequence ATGGCAAAGGTTTTAAAGAAGTTAGTATTTTTAGTTGCGATTGTTACTGCTATCGGTAGTTTATTGGGTGCCTGCAGCAGTAAAGAAAGCAGCACAAGTTCAAAGGACTCTTCTTCTTCTAAGGTAGAGGGCGTAGCCATGAAAGATTATGAAGTGGGAAAAACATTTAAAGCAAAAGAACCAGTTACATTTTCAACGATGTATCAAGATGCTGCATGGTATGCACATAAAGAGGATTGGCTACTATGGAGTGAAATCACGAAGAGAACCAATGTTAGCTTTGAAAAAACAATTGTTCCAATGAGTGATTACAACCAAAAAAGAAGCTTATTGATTAGTTCTGGGGATGCCCCGTTAATCATCCCTAAAACGTATCCGGGTCAAGAAACTCCATTTGTTGCTTCTGGTGCAATATTACCAATTAGTGATTATGTAGAACATATGCCTAACTTTTTAGATAAGGTAGAAAAATGGGACCTACAAGCTGAAATCGATAATTTAAGACAAGCTGATGGAAAATATTATCTACTTCCTGGTTTACATGAAGAAGTTTGGCCAGATTACACTTTAGCTGTTAGAACAGATATTTTCGAAAAGAATAATATTGCGATTCCTAAAACGTGGGACGAATTCGAAACTGCATTAAAGAAATTAAAGGAAATTTATCCTGATGTTACTCCATTCTCTGATCGCTGGAGCACAACAGGAAACGGTGGAGCGTTAGGTGCATTATTGAACTACGCAGCTGCATCTTTCGGAACTGTTGGTGGATTTGGTACACAAAACTATATTACATTTGACCAAGATAAGGAAAAGTTTGTTTATGCAGGTGCAACAAAAGAATACAAAGAGATGCTTACCTACTTCAATGAATTGATTGAAAAAGGTTTGATGGACAAAGAAAGCTTATCACAAACAGATGAAACAGCCAAACAAAAGTTCGTATCTGGTAAATCATTTGTTATTAGTACAAACTCTCAAGAACTTGTAGTTATGCGCGATACAATGAATAAAGAACTTGGGGAAGGGAACTTCTCTATTGCAAAAATTCCTGTACCTGGTGGACCAGAAGGTCAAGTTATGGCTGGTTCAAGATTGGAAAACGGTATTATGATCAATGCGAAAGCAAAGGATGATCCGAATTTTATTGCTTTACTTCAATTTGTTGACTGGTTATGGTATAGCGATGAAGGACAAGAACTAGCTAAATGGGGCGTTGAAGGAACAACCTATACGAAGGAAAATGGTAAACGCGTCCTTACTTCAGATATTAACTTCCTAGGTTTAAATCCGGCTGGAAAGAAAGATTTACGTGTGGACTTTGGAATGGGAACTGGTACATTTGCTTATGGCGGAACAACTGACTTACTTCAATCCACAATGAGCGAAGAAGAAGTTAAATTCCAGGATGAAATGCACGCAACCAAGAAAGCAGCACCAGTAAATCCTCCTTATCCAATGGAAGCATTGGATCAGGAACAAGCAACACTTCTTGCTACTCCATTAATGGATACGGTAAGACAAAATACTGCTGAGTTCATTTTAGGCTCACGTCCATTATCTGAATGGGATGCTTATGTTTCTGAATTAAATGCTAAGGGTATGGATAAATATTTAGACTTAGTTAACAAAGCTTATAAAGATTATCAAAAGACAATGAAGAAATAG
- a CDS encoding ABC transporter permease subunit — MKPLVEVSTHPPQEIGVTKVKRSQWSLILKSVRKDWQLYSFLLLPIIYLVIFKYIPMIGNIIAFRRFMPGGSIFGEEWVGLHYFKMFVQDATFWHVFNNTLMLSSLTLLFVFPAPIIIALLLNEIRSTKFKKFVQTTSYLPHFLSMVIISGMILQLSASNGAINALIQFFGGEQILFMQDPKWFRPIYIASEVWQTMGWGAILYLAALTNIDESLYEAAKMDGANRWKQTIHITIPGILPTIIVLLILNIGNLLAVGFEKILLIYNPLNYETSDVISTYLFRVGLQSSNFSYATAIGLFEAIIGLVLVYSANYFSKKFTDNGLW; from the coding sequence ATGAAACCACTTGTCGAGGTTTCGACCCACCCCCCGCAAGAGATTGGTGTTACGAAGGTGAAAAGAAGTCAGTGGAGTCTAATACTAAAATCGGTTAGAAAAGATTGGCAATTATACTCTTTCCTTCTTTTACCAATTATTTATCTGGTTATTTTCAAATACATTCCGATGATAGGTAATATTATTGCCTTTAGAAGATTCATGCCCGGGGGAAGTATTTTTGGTGAAGAATGGGTTGGTCTTCATTACTTTAAAATGTTTGTACAAGATGCAACGTTCTGGCATGTATTTAATAATACCCTTATGTTGAGCAGCTTGACATTACTTTTTGTTTTCCCAGCTCCGATTATTATCGCTTTATTATTGAATGAAATAAGATCTACTAAATTTAAGAAGTTTGTTCAAACTACATCTTATTTGCCGCACTTCCTATCAATGGTTATTATAAGCGGAATGATTTTACAATTATCAGCTTCAAACGGTGCGATCAATGCGTTAATTCAATTCTTTGGTGGGGAACAGATTCTTTTTATGCAAGACCCAAAATGGTTTCGACCAATTTATATCGCATCAGAGGTTTGGCAAACGATGGGGTGGGGAGCCATTCTATATTTAGCTGCTCTAACTAATATAGATGAATCATTATACGAGGCTGCCAAGATGGATGGGGCCAACAGATGGAAACAAACCATTCATATTACTATACCGGGAATTCTTCCAACTATAATCGTATTGCTTATCCTGAATATTGGAAACTTGTTGGCAGTTGGATTTGAAAAGATCTTACTAATTTATAACCCATTAAACTATGAAACTTCGGATGTTATTTCTACTTATCTTTTCCGGGTAGGTTTACAATCCAGCAATTTCAGTTATGCTACCGCAATTGGTTTATTTGAAGCAATAATTGGATTGGTTTTAGTCTATTCTGCCAATTATTTTTCAAAGAAATTCACTGATAATGGATTGTGGTAA
- a CDS encoding carbohydrate ABC transporter permease, translated as MKESVQYKVFRVINVIILLLVVYITLFPFLNVVAQSFSGQAEINAGKVNLIPKGFNVETYKTILHDTTFWTSYKNTIIYTVVGTVISMVMTTMFAYVLSKKRLMGRKFFTSFAVFTMFFHGGLIPNYILIKQLGWTNSIWAIVIPGAISIFNMLIMKSFFEGMPEELEEAASIDGSSTYGTFLKIILPLSKPILATMFLFYAVGSWNSWFGAFLYLDKSEMYPVTLYLRNLLAGATTGQSAGATSADDLTQIAANIKAVTMVLTVLPILCVYPFVQKYFVSGIMLGSVKQ; from the coding sequence ATGAAAGAGTCCGTACAGTACAAAGTATTTAGAGTAATTAATGTCATTATATTATTGCTTGTGGTTTATATAACATTATTTCCCTTTTTGAATGTTGTTGCCCAGTCATTCAGCGGTCAGGCAGAAATTAACGCAGGAAAGGTAAACTTGATACCAAAGGGTTTTAACGTCGAAACCTATAAGACGATTCTGCACGACACGACCTTTTGGACAAGTTATAAAAATACAATTATTTACACAGTTGTTGGAACAGTGATCTCCATGGTAATGACAACCATGTTTGCCTATGTATTATCGAAAAAGCGGCTGATGGGTCGTAAGTTCTTTACATCCTTTGCCGTGTTCACGATGTTTTTCCATGGAGGATTGATTCCGAACTATATCCTTATTAAACAACTTGGATGGACAAATTCAATTTGGGCAATCGTAATCCCTGGTGCCATCAGTATTTTTAATATGTTGATCATGAAATCATTTTTCGAGGGAATGCCTGAGGAACTTGAAGAAGCAGCATCGATTGACGGATCCTCTACGTATGGAACATTTTTAAAAATCATCTTACCGTTATCAAAACCGATTTTGGCTACAATGTTCTTGTTCTATGCGGTAGGAAGCTGGAATTCCTGGTTCGGAGCATTCCTATATTTAGATAAGTCTGAGATGTATCCGGTTACCCTTTACTTGAGAAATCTTTTGGCAGGAGCAACAACAGGTCAATCGGCTGGTGCTACTTCTGCGGATGATTTAACTCAAATTGCTGCCAATATCAAGGCAGTAACGATGGTCTTAACGGTCTTGCCGATATTATGTGTTTATCCATTTGTTCAGAAATACTTTGTTTCCGGTATCATGCTTGGATCGGTAAAACAATAA